In one Cystobacter fuscus DSM 2262 genomic region, the following are encoded:
- a CDS encoding alpha/beta hydrolase, protein MSDQARAVEARSIQTKRLSMHTRMAGEGFPVLFVHGNCSSSAFFQGLLTRLPRGLRGIAMDLRGYGDTEPKPIDATRGMRDSSDDVASLMDALGLTRALFVAHSAGAGVVMQLAIDHPERVAGLVLEAPISPFGFGGTRDVDGTPCWDDFAGSGGGTANPDFTQRLKNKDRSAEGNTAPRAVLTGSYVKPPFKMEDEEAMLDSVLSTHVSDVHYPGTFSPSAHWPGVAPGDTGINNSFSPKYFNLSAFAGISPQPDVLWIRGTDDVIVSDTSLFDFGYLGKLGFIPGWPGEAQYPPQPMVSQTRRLLERYAAQGGRFHEEVFADTGHSPHVEKPREFERLVFPFLQEHAR, encoded by the coding sequence ATGAGTGATCAGGCCCGGGCCGTGGAGGCCCGTAGCATCCAGACGAAGCGGCTGAGCATGCACACGCGCATGGCGGGCGAGGGCTTTCCCGTCCTGTTCGTGCATGGCAATTGCTCCTCCTCGGCCTTCTTCCAGGGCCTGCTCACGCGCCTGCCGCGGGGGCTGCGTGGCATCGCGATGGACCTGCGCGGCTACGGCGACACGGAGCCCAAGCCCATCGATGCCACGCGCGGCATGCGCGACTCGAGCGACGACGTGGCGTCGTTGATGGACGCGCTCGGGCTGACGCGGGCGCTCTTCGTGGCGCACTCGGCGGGGGCCGGTGTGGTGATGCAGCTGGCCATCGATCATCCCGAGCGCGTGGCGGGCCTGGTGCTGGAGGCGCCCATCTCGCCCTTCGGCTTCGGGGGCACGCGCGACGTGGACGGCACGCCCTGCTGGGATGACTTCGCGGGCTCGGGGGGCGGCACGGCCAACCCGGACTTCACGCAGCGACTGAAGAACAAGGACCGCTCGGCCGAGGGCAACACGGCGCCGCGCGCGGTGCTGACGGGCAGCTACGTGAAGCCTCCGTTCAAGATGGAGGACGAGGAGGCGATGCTCGACTCGGTGCTCTCCACGCACGTGTCGGACGTGCACTACCCGGGCACGTTCTCCCCGAGCGCGCACTGGCCCGGCGTGGCCCCGGGCGACACGGGTATCAACAACTCGTTCTCCCCCAAGTACTTCAACCTCTCCGCCTTCGCGGGCATCTCCCCCCAGCCGGACGTGCTGTGGATCCGCGGCACGGACGACGTCATCGTCTCGGACACGTCGCTGTTCGACTTCGGCTACCTGGGCAAGCTGGGCTTCATTCCCGGCTGGCCCGGCGAGGCGCAGTACCCGCCGCAGCCCATGGTGAGCCAGACGCGCCGGCTGCTCGAGCGCTACGCGGCCCAGGGCGGACGCTTCCACGAGGAGGTGTTCGCGGACACGGGCCACAGCCCGCACGTGGAGAAGCCGCGCGAGTTCGAGCGCCTCGTCTTCCCCTTCCTCCAGGAGCACGCCCGCTGA
- the alr gene encoding alanine racemase yields MHEDIAGGTGKVASWLELSAGALAANVATLRAVAAETGGPRALGAVLKGNAYGHGLARMLPLVHPLVDLLYFITAADALAARAHERSRGLAPKQILVIGALDAEEAVALAREGVDAVLADSSWREMVAPLRQAKLERPLRVHVHVDTGLGREGFTPGQITWGELDFLREAGDVLQVVGVLSHFANTEDVTEQMYAQAQLDAFEGGLKALRAAVPVHEPLQRHMAASAATLVLPQARYDAQRVGISLYGFWPSTETRLSARLVLGRVPDLKPVLAWRSPSQVVKWLSAGSYIGYGCTHRCSEATRVAVLPVGYFDGYPRLVSGKAHVLVNGHRCAVLGRVMMNHIIVDVTRATHDERPLTATLLGVDGDEHLHAETLASWAQTIHYELVTRLGAHLRRVVVP; encoded by the coding sequence ATGCACGAAGACATCGCGGGAGGCACGGGCAAGGTGGCGTCGTGGTTGGAGCTGTCGGCGGGAGCGCTCGCCGCCAACGTGGCCACGCTGCGCGCGGTGGCCGCGGAGACGGGAGGGCCCCGGGCCCTGGGCGCGGTGCTCAAGGGCAATGCCTATGGCCATGGCCTCGCGCGGATGCTGCCGCTCGTGCACCCGCTGGTGGACCTGCTCTACTTCATCACCGCGGCGGACGCGCTGGCGGCGCGGGCCCACGAGCGCAGCCGGGGCCTCGCGCCCAAGCAGATCCTGGTCATCGGCGCGCTGGACGCCGAGGAGGCCGTGGCCCTCGCGCGGGAGGGCGTGGACGCGGTGCTGGCCGACAGCTCCTGGCGGGAGATGGTGGCCCCGCTGCGCCAGGCGAAGCTCGAGCGCCCCCTCCGGGTGCACGTGCACGTGGACACGGGGTTGGGCCGCGAGGGCTTCACTCCAGGGCAGATCACCTGGGGCGAGCTGGACTTCCTGCGCGAGGCGGGGGACGTGCTCCAGGTGGTGGGGGTGCTGAGCCACTTCGCCAACACGGAGGACGTGACGGAGCAGATGTACGCCCAGGCCCAGCTGGACGCGTTCGAGGGCGGGCTGAAGGCGCTGCGCGCGGCCGTCCCGGTGCACGAGCCCCTGCAGCGGCACATGGCGGCGAGCGCGGCGACGCTGGTGCTGCCCCAGGCGCGCTATGACGCGCAGCGCGTGGGCATCTCGCTGTATGGGTTCTGGCCCTCCACGGAGACGCGGCTGTCGGCGCGGCTGGTGCTGGGGCGGGTGCCGGACTTGAAGCCGGTGCTCGCCTGGCGCAGTCCGAGCCAGGTGGTGAAGTGGCTGTCGGCGGGCAGCTACATCGGCTACGGGTGCACGCACCGCTGCTCCGAGGCCACGCGCGTGGCGGTGCTGCCGGTGGGCTATTTCGATGGCTACCCGCGGCTCGTGTCGGGCAAGGCGCACGTGCTGGTGAACGGGCACCGGTGCGCGGTGCTCGGCCGGGTGATGATGAATCACATCATCGTGGACGTGACACGAGCCACCCACGACGAGCGGCCGCTGACGGCGACGCTGCTCGGAGTGGACGGCGACGAGCACCTGCACGCGGAGACGCTCGCCTCCTGGGCGCAGACGATTCACTACGAGTTGGTGACGCGGCTCGGCGCGCACCTGCGGCGCGTCGTCGTGCCCTGA
- a CDS encoding esterase/lipase family protein, with the protein MTPTWKLSLPTLALLYAPLATAAPPADLAPYFDTNAAPANTYRVVGTLTPPSWSWGQIELLEGQQLFRSEYYNRRTEKLRSQDTFQSSSYPLRTYYGSLNQQLVDTFNLYYQNSCATVAGSTCPVPGPTRPEARFALLHKGRKTAARTCNVNLTPTLLVHGAIQDANVWMFPNGNDGTGSAYGGAAQVTGFVQDLEAKNRCVYALTFGNFHGDNFNQAIHVSNAVKRIKALHAGVARVDVVAWSKGVLSVDAWLTNAPTWTGFSTTRFFERLAAEQAKAVPAYDDSVRSYVALSGPHKGIDLNFRHPIHTLTIASTSYNAPVGRGPMPWTYFSAFQCVNWGSDVPWYNNPYAESVCEGSGGTWPDYFRRIYVSNLTGLDSTGKPVSGGSLQTLNVNQGVSSSAFNFDEYNMSLFGSVNDSGKYVNAYVGQLQTADDLRGTYPIPDRSSSTWSDVDPDESRYFSWVSQKLVYNPYNIYVAAGYLDSTHPQCKTTAYDSVGSPCFAYHAYNTNQNREGYDSLNYGKYRIIHGLGMAAAKEMGGKFITRLSERGLDSRLPSLYVLYGNTYGASTDARYETDGMTCTTCSVRGDGVLFEASIAAVDQLTQGWTTTKKTASAKQEGMPYGHLEMGVTPTVWNKMSTHFGSLD; encoded by the coding sequence ATGACCCCGACGTGGAAGCTGTCGCTCCCGACCCTGGCGTTGTTGTACGCCCCCCTGGCCACCGCCGCGCCGCCCGCGGACCTGGCCCCCTACTTCGACACCAACGCGGCTCCGGCCAACACGTACCGGGTGGTGGGCACGCTCACGCCGCCGAGCTGGTCCTGGGGACAGATCGAGCTGCTCGAGGGCCAGCAGCTCTTCCGGAGTGAGTACTACAACCGCCGCACGGAGAAGCTGCGCTCGCAGGACACCTTCCAGTCCTCCAGCTATCCCTTGCGCACGTACTACGGCTCGCTCAACCAGCAGCTCGTGGACACCTTCAACCTGTACTACCAGAACAGCTGCGCCACGGTGGCGGGGAGCACCTGCCCGGTGCCCGGACCCACGCGGCCCGAGGCGCGCTTCGCGCTGTTGCACAAGGGCCGCAAGACGGCGGCGCGCACGTGCAACGTGAACCTGACGCCCACGCTGCTGGTGCACGGCGCCATCCAGGACGCCAACGTGTGGATGTTTCCCAACGGCAACGATGGGACGGGGAGCGCCTACGGAGGCGCGGCGCAGGTGACGGGCTTCGTGCAGGACCTGGAGGCCAAGAACCGCTGCGTGTACGCGCTCACCTTCGGCAACTTCCACGGGGACAACTTCAACCAGGCCATCCACGTGTCCAACGCCGTCAAGCGCATCAAGGCGCTGCATGCGGGGGTGGCGCGGGTGGACGTGGTGGCGTGGAGCAAGGGCGTGCTGTCGGTGGACGCGTGGCTGACCAACGCGCCCACGTGGACGGGCTTCAGCACCACGCGCTTCTTCGAGCGGCTCGCGGCGGAGCAGGCCAAGGCGGTGCCAGCGTATGACGACTCGGTGCGCAGCTACGTGGCGCTGTCGGGGCCGCACAAGGGCATCGACCTGAACTTCCGCCACCCCATCCACACGCTCACCATCGCGAGCACCTCGTACAACGCGCCGGTGGGCCGCGGCCCCATGCCGTGGACGTATTTCTCCGCCTTCCAGTGCGTCAACTGGGGCTCGGACGTGCCCTGGTACAACAACCCCTACGCGGAGAGCGTGTGCGAGGGCTCGGGCGGCACCTGGCCGGACTACTTCCGCCGCATCTACGTGTCCAACCTCACGGGCCTGGACTCCACGGGCAAGCCCGTGTCGGGCGGCTCGCTCCAGACGTTGAACGTGAACCAAGGCGTGTCCTCGAGCGCGTTCAACTTCGACGAGTACAACATGAGCCTGTTCGGCAGCGTGAACGACAGCGGCAAGTACGTGAATGCCTACGTGGGCCAGTTGCAGACGGCGGATGATCTGCGCGGCACCTACCCGATTCCGGATCGCTCCTCCTCCACGTGGTCGGACGTGGACCCGGACGAGTCGCGCTACTTCTCGTGGGTCTCCCAGAAGCTCGTCTACAACCCGTACAACATCTACGTCGCGGCGGGCTACCTGGACAGCACCCACCCCCAGTGCAAGACGACGGCGTATGACTCCGTGGGCAGCCCCTGCTTCGCGTACCACGCGTACAACACGAACCAGAATCGCGAGGGGTACGACTCGCTGAACTACGGCAAGTACCGCATCATCCACGGCCTGGGCATGGCGGCGGCCAAGGAGATGGGAGGCAAGTTCATCACCCGGCTGTCCGAGCGCGGCCTGGACTCGCGCCTGCCCTCGCTCTACGTGCTGTATGGCAACACCTACGGGGCGAGCACCGACGCGCGCTACGAGACGGATGGCATGACGTGCACCACCTGCTCGGTGCGGGGTGACGGCGTGCTGTTCGAGGCGAGCATCGCCGCGGTGGATCAGCTCACCCAGGGCTGGACCACGACCAAGAAGACCGCCTCGGCGAAGCAGGAGGGCATGCCCTACGGCCACCTGGAGATGGGCGTGACCCCGACGGTGTGGAACAAGATGTCCACCCACTTCGGCTCGCTCGACTGA
- a CDS encoding synaptic vesicle VAT-1 family membrane protein, producing the protein MRQVVIPRAGGYDRLTFETRPEPTPAADEVVVASEAMGVNYADCVVRMGLYASARKYVGWPITPGFEFAGTVHAVGASVTDMRPGDRVFGVTRFGGYSTHVTVPRHQVFSLPARLDMAQAAGFPTVFLTAYFALFELAHPRPGNTLLVHSAAGGVGGALLQLGRIAGCRTVGVVGASHKVETARALGADVVIDKSREDLWRAAERAAPHGYDVVLDANGVSTLRESYRHLARPGKLVLYGFHSMLPRQGGRPSWVKLAADFLRTPRFNPLQLTGDNASVLAFNLSYLFERRDVLAESMGRLLTWLDEGRLTPPPVTRFAFDRVADAHRALESGATVGKLVLVP; encoded by the coding sequence ATGCGCCAGGTGGTCATTCCCCGGGCCGGTGGTTACGACCGGCTCACGTTCGAGACGCGGCCCGAGCCCACGCCCGCCGCTGATGAGGTGGTCGTCGCCTCGGAGGCCATGGGCGTCAACTACGCCGACTGTGTCGTCCGCATGGGGCTGTACGCGTCCGCCAGGAAGTACGTGGGCTGGCCCATCACCCCGGGCTTCGAGTTCGCCGGGACGGTGCACGCGGTGGGCGCTTCCGTCACCGACATGAGGCCGGGAGACCGGGTGTTCGGCGTCACGCGCTTCGGGGGCTACTCCACCCACGTCACCGTGCCCCGGCACCAGGTGTTCTCTCTGCCGGCGCGCCTGGACATGGCGCAGGCCGCCGGGTTTCCCACCGTCTTCCTCACCGCGTACTTCGCCCTCTTCGAGCTGGCCCACCCCCGCCCGGGCAACACGTTGCTCGTGCACTCGGCCGCGGGTGGGGTGGGGGGCGCCCTGCTGCAATTGGGGCGCATCGCGGGCTGCCGCACCGTGGGCGTGGTGGGGGCCTCGCACAAGGTGGAGACCGCGCGGGCCCTGGGCGCCGACGTCGTCATCGACAAGAGCCGCGAGGACCTGTGGCGCGCCGCCGAGCGGGCGGCTCCACATGGCTATGACGTGGTGCTCGATGCGAATGGCGTCTCCACGCTGCGCGAGAGCTATCGGCACCTGGCCCGGCCCGGCAAGCTCGTCCTCTATGGCTTTCACTCCATGCTGCCACGCCAGGGAGGGCGGCCGAGCTGGGTGAAGCTCGCGGCGGACTTCCTGCGCACGCCCCGCTTCAATCCCTTGCAGCTCACGGGCGACAACGCGAGCGTGCTGGCCTTCAACCTGTCCTATCTCTTCGAGCGGCGGGACGTGCTCGCGGAGTCCATGGGCCGACTGCTCACCTGGCTGGACGAGGGCCGCCTCACGCCGCCTCCCGTCACCCGCTTCGCGTTCGACCGCGTCGCCGATGCGCACCGGGCGCTGGAGTCCGGTGCCACCGTGGGCAAGCTCGTACTGGTGCCGTGA
- a CDS encoding acyl-CoA synthetase: protein MFIGDWMGRGAMYWPEHTAVVDVARGAAGRFTYRDMNARAEALAGWLRDVAGVSRGDRVGMVALNGVEFLDALFACGKLGALFVPFNWRLHTQELAELVRDTGSRVLFFGGEFAPALEAVKRQVGGALTLVHLDGPGVEGSHAYAGALAHVPATKVTNEAVSEEDILCLLFTGGTTGRSKGARISYRMVAWNTLNTLLHELRPGDITVTHTPMFHTGGLLVYTLPLLTCGGTVVLMRRWDADEMLRLVEQEKVTFFFAVPTQYQQMHDAPRFRSADLSHVRFMTSGGAPLPLPLLQAWQGVHRVPFKQGFGMTEFGPGIFSMGPEFAVSKAGSIGRPNYFVDARLVDDAGRDVPEGATGELLLKSPAMCSGYFEDARATAEAIDADGWFHTGDLARRDADGFYFIAGRKKDMFISGGENVYPLELETVLHEHPAVRACAVIGLPDEKWGEVGWAFVVLEPGAHATPEDLLEYLRGRVARYKVPRQVECVASLPMSAAGKILKRELRERALSAQGR from the coding sequence ATGTTCATCGGTGACTGGATGGGCCGGGGGGCCATGTACTGGCCCGAGCACACGGCGGTGGTGGACGTGGCCCGGGGAGCCGCCGGTCGCTTCACCTATCGGGACATGAACGCGCGCGCCGAGGCGCTCGCGGGCTGGCTGCGCGACGTGGCCGGTGTGTCCCGAGGGGACCGCGTGGGGATGGTGGCCCTCAATGGCGTGGAGTTCCTCGATGCCCTCTTCGCCTGCGGCAAGCTGGGCGCCCTCTTCGTTCCCTTCAACTGGCGCCTGCACACCCAGGAGCTGGCGGAGCTGGTGCGCGACACCGGGTCGCGCGTGCTCTTCTTCGGCGGCGAGTTCGCTCCGGCCCTCGAGGCGGTGAAGCGGCAGGTGGGCGGCGCCCTGACGCTCGTCCACCTGGACGGGCCGGGCGTGGAGGGCAGCCACGCGTACGCGGGGGCGCTCGCGCATGTCCCCGCCACGAAGGTGACGAACGAGGCGGTGAGCGAGGAGGACATCCTCTGTCTGCTGTTCACCGGGGGCACCACGGGCCGCTCCAAGGGCGCGCGCATCAGCTACCGGATGGTGGCGTGGAACACGCTCAACACGCTCCTCCACGAGCTGCGCCCCGGGGACATCACCGTGACACACACGCCCATGTTCCACACGGGGGGCCTGCTCGTGTACACGCTGCCCCTGCTCACCTGTGGCGGCACCGTGGTGCTCATGCGCCGCTGGGACGCGGACGAGATGCTGCGGCTGGTGGAGCAGGAGAAGGTCACCTTCTTCTTCGCCGTGCCCACGCAATACCAGCAGATGCACGACGCCCCGCGCTTCCGCTCGGCGGACCTGTCCCACGTGCGCTTCATGACGAGCGGCGGAGCTCCCCTGCCACTTCCGCTGCTCCAGGCGTGGCAGGGCGTGCACCGGGTGCCCTTCAAGCAGGGCTTCGGAATGACGGAGTTCGGCCCCGGCATCTTCAGCATGGGCCCCGAGTTCGCCGTGTCCAAGGCGGGCTCCATCGGCCGGCCCAACTACTTCGTCGACGCGCGGCTGGTGGACGACGCGGGCCGGGACGTGCCCGAGGGCGCCACGGGCGAGCTGCTCCTCAAGTCGCCCGCCATGTGCTCGGGCTACTTCGAGGACGCGCGCGCCACGGCCGAGGCCATCGACGCGGACGGCTGGTTCCACACGGGGGACCTCGCGCGCCGCGACGCGGACGGCTTCTACTTCATCGCCGGACGCAAGAAGGACATGTTCATCTCCGGCGGGGAGAACGTGTACCCGCTCGAGCTGGAGACGGTGCTGCACGAGCACCCCGCCGTGCGGGCGTGCGCGGTGATCGGCCTGCCCGACGAGAAGTGGGGCGAGGTGGGGTGGGCCTTCGTGGTGCTCGAGCCGGGCGCGCACGCCACCCCCGAGGATCTGCTGGAATACCTGCGCGGCCGGGTGGCTCGCTACAAGGTGCCCAGGCAGGTGGAGTGCGTGGCGTCCCTGCCCATGTCGGCGGCGGGGAAGATCCTCAAGCGCGAGCTGCGCGAGCGGGCCCTCTCGGCCCAGGGCCGCTGA
- a CDS encoding 3-oxoacyl-ACP synthase III family protein, which produces MRYAHILATGRYVPERVLTNADVERVLGEPVDEWLRLNVGIQQRHVMADHEVTSDLCVHAAEQAMRRAGVTPEQVDLLVIATDTPDYLSPATASVVQAKLGARNAGTYDLNSACAGWVTALDVASKTIAADDSYQRVLVVGAYGMSRFVNWKDKRTCTLFADGAGAVVLGAGDTPGFLGARLLAAGEYHDALGIYTGGTYRPATSETLALTQGRPAVQFLRKFPATFNTERWPVLLQQVLGRARLTLDDVDVFVFTQLNLRAIEATMQVLGQPMSKTHWTMDKWGYTGSACIPMTLDDAVEQGKVKKGDLVALCASGGGLAMASALYRWTA; this is translated from the coding sequence ATGAGGTACGCCCACATCCTGGCCACGGGCCGCTACGTGCCCGAGCGGGTGCTCACCAACGCCGACGTGGAGCGCGTCCTCGGCGAGCCCGTGGACGAGTGGCTGCGGCTCAACGTGGGCATCCAGCAGCGCCACGTGATGGCGGACCACGAGGTGACGTCCGACCTGTGCGTGCACGCGGCGGAGCAGGCGATGCGGCGCGCGGGCGTGACGCCGGAGCAGGTGGATCTCCTCGTCATCGCCACCGACACGCCGGACTATCTCAGCCCGGCCACGGCCTCGGTGGTGCAGGCGAAGCTGGGCGCGCGCAACGCGGGCACCTACGATCTCAACAGCGCGTGCGCCGGCTGGGTGACGGCGCTCGACGTGGCGAGCAAGACGATCGCCGCGGACGACAGCTACCAGCGCGTGCTCGTGGTGGGCGCGTACGGGATGAGCCGGTTCGTCAACTGGAAGGACAAGCGGACCTGCACGCTCTTCGCGGACGGCGCGGGCGCGGTGGTGCTCGGCGCGGGCGACACCCCGGGCTTCCTCGGTGCCCGGTTGCTCGCGGCGGGCGAGTACCATGACGCCCTGGGCATCTACACCGGCGGCACGTACCGGCCCGCCACCTCGGAGACGCTGGCGCTCACCCAGGGCCGGCCCGCGGTGCAGTTCCTGCGCAAGTTCCCCGCCACCTTCAACACCGAGCGCTGGCCCGTCCTCCTCCAGCAAGTGCTCGGGCGCGCCCGGCTGACGCTCGACGACGTGGACGTGTTCGTCTTCACCCAGCTCAACCTGCGTGCCATCGAGGCCACCATGCAGGTGCTCGGGCAGCCCATGTCCAAGACGCACTGGACGATGGACAAGTGGGGCTACACCGGCTCGGCCTGCATCCCGATGACGCTGGATGACGCGGTGGAGCAGGGCAAGGTGAAGAAGGGCGACCTCGTGGCCCTGTGCGCCAGTGGCGGCGGGCTCGCCATGGCCTCGGCGCTCTACCGCTGGACGGCCTGA
- a CDS encoding TetR/AcrR family transcriptional regulator: MNRSSTPALPRVVPLTPRGQRTREKLLRAAETLFGDKGYEHASIADITREAEVALGTFYVYFPDKQSIFVEVVDELGARLRRLLAESVARCEDRLAVEREGLRTFFQFASRERHLYRIVRQAEFVDEACYRRYYERFARGYVSGLKRAMDAGEVRRMDPEVLAYCLMGMGDFLGMRWVLWEGDAGLEHVLDTAMALLRHGLDARAAGAPAPEKKRARKPRAPRSKTS, translated from the coding sequence ATGAATCGGTCTTCAACTCCGGCCCTTCCCCGCGTCGTGCCCCTGACCCCTCGTGGGCAGCGTACCCGAGAGAAGCTGCTGCGGGCGGCCGAGACGCTGTTTGGCGACAAGGGCTACGAGCACGCCTCCATCGCGGACATCACCCGCGAGGCGGAGGTGGCGCTGGGGACGTTCTACGTCTACTTCCCCGACAAGCAATCCATCTTCGTGGAGGTGGTGGACGAGCTGGGCGCGCGGCTGCGCCGGCTGCTCGCCGAGTCGGTGGCGCGCTGTGAGGACCGGCTCGCGGTGGAGCGCGAGGGCCTGCGCACGTTCTTCCAGTTCGCCAGCCGCGAGCGCCACCTGTACCGCATCGTGCGCCAGGCGGAGTTCGTGGATGAGGCGTGCTACCGGCGCTACTACGAGCGCTTCGCCCGCGGCTACGTGTCCGGGCTCAAGCGCGCCATGGACGCGGGCGAGGTGCGGCGGATGGATCCGGAGGTGCTCGCCTACTGCCTCATGGGCATGGGGGACTTCCTGGGCATGCGCTGGGTGCTCTGGGAAGGAGACGCGGGCCTGGAGCACGTGCTGGACACCGCGATGGCGCTGCTGCGCCACGGCCTGGACGCGCGCGCCGCCGGGGCGCCCGCTCCCGAGAAGAAGCGGGCGCGCAAGCCCCGTGCCCCCCGGAGCAAGACGTCATGA